One region of Oligoflexus sp. genomic DNA includes:
- a CDS encoding HNH endonuclease signature motif containing protein, whose translation MFDIDDDFIQRERLKAKELKKSRWWQNLIQKTQCYYCQIPISREQVTMDHVVPISRGGRSTAGNLVPACKSCNEKKRSLTPVEWDEFLQRNKS comes from the coding sequence TTGTTTGATATTGATGACGATTTTATCCAGCGCGAACGCCTGAAGGCCAAGGAACTGAAAAAGTCCCGCTGGTGGCAGAATCTTATCCAGAAAACCCAATGCTATTACTGCCAGATCCCGATCAGCCGGGAGCAGGTGACGATGGATCATGTCGTGCCAATTAGTCGTGGTGGGCGGAGTACTGCGGGTAACCTTGTGCCAGCCTGCAAATCCTGCAACGAGAAAAAGCGCAGCCTGACACCTGTGGAATGGGATGAATTCCTGCAGCGAAACAAGTCCTAG
- a CDS encoding ABC transporter permease: MRALVAVSMETFLRLRRDRIFLPAALVGCGLLIMSGLASYWGVEEFFKILYDLGSFAWLMTGATVAIFWGNKIIADSRQEGSLEVQLASPISRSTWLLGKFVGLTAALVLLSLIFLAGWQSIYLGYGMGWLPMRDIVLFSLLSVSWVVMAAVSIFFASLASGAVALFCSIWMFVAGLITAPILQTLSPETPAATRQAVEVLAGLWNLHLFDASQYTIDKQVLSQMELISRLGYGAMLVGVFMSLSCFFFNRRDIVG; the protein is encoded by the coding sequence ATGAGAGCCCTGGTCGCCGTTTCCATGGAAACATTTCTGCGTCTCCGCCGTGATAGAATCTTTCTACCCGCGGCCCTGGTGGGCTGTGGGCTCCTGATCATGTCCGGGCTTGCCAGCTACTGGGGCGTCGAGGAGTTCTTCAAGATCCTCTATGACCTGGGATCCTTCGCGTGGCTGATGACCGGCGCCACGGTCGCCATCTTCTGGGGCAATAAGATCATTGCCGATTCAAGGCAGGAAGGCAGCCTTGAGGTCCAGCTCGCCTCGCCCATATCCCGGAGCACCTGGCTTCTTGGAAAATTCGTGGGCTTAACGGCCGCTCTTGTGCTTTTGAGTCTTATCTTCCTTGCTGGCTGGCAGAGCATTTATCTGGGCTATGGAATGGGCTGGCTGCCGATGCGGGATATCGTGCTTTTCAGCCTTTTAAGCGTCAGCTGGGTGGTGATGGCGGCGGTTTCCATCTTTTTTGCGAGCCTTGCATCCGGCGCGGTCGCACTCTTCTGTTCCATCTGGATGTTCGTCGCCGGTTTGATCACCGCACCCATTCTGCAGACGCTTTCGCCTGAAACACCCGCCGCCACCCGCCAGGCGGTGGAAGTGCTGGCGGGACTTTGGAATCTTCATCTCTTCGATGCCTCTCAGTACACGATCGATAAGCAGGTCCTTTCGCAAATGGAACTGATTTCGCGTCTCGGATATGGGGCGATGCTGGTCGGCGTGTTCATGTCCCTCTCCTGCTTTTTCTTCAATCGTCGGGACATAGTCGGATAA
- a CDS encoding ABC transporter ATP-binding protein — protein MSSPYILEVRNLRKVFDQDLFKKKQVVLDDLSFGFPEGSCTALMGHNGAGKTTTIRTIFGLIKPDKGEVLFRGKPLTLEDKRLIGYMPETNKLPGNLTCEEILWHQLRVFNPKDLKPKHYKEAIETQLREVGLWDHRRKKVGKLSKGMGRRLSWAQATIHRPELVILDEPMSGLDPVGYKLMIHLINQLRERRTSIVLCTHDIWSIKDTCEQVYIMKKGRLVYSSLNNETGSPTQNLQHFLAISGCSIETLRGMQESSRLPMWGDLKTQAYRTELWFKDYADAVKWLQACLVKGLLVVDFRKSSGLDEDHLLSFFSEDKSA, from the coding sequence ATGAGCAGCCCTTACATTCTTGAAGTCAGAAATCTGCGCAAGGTGTTTGATCAGGACCTTTTCAAGAAAAAGCAGGTGGTCCTGGATGATCTCAGTTTTGGCTTCCCCGAAGGCTCGTGCACGGCCTTGATGGGGCATAACGGAGCCGGCAAGACCACCACGATTCGCACGATCTTCGGTTTGATCAAACCGGACAAGGGCGAGGTGCTGTTTCGCGGCAAGCCTTTGACCCTTGAAGACAAACGCCTCATAGGGTACATGCCGGAAACCAATAAATTGCCGGGGAACCTGACCTGCGAGGAAATCCTCTGGCATCAGCTGCGGGTCTTCAATCCCAAGGATTTAAAGCCCAAGCATTATAAGGAAGCCATCGAAACCCAGCTGCGGGAAGTGGGCCTTTGGGATCATCGGCGAAAAAAGGTCGGCAAGCTTTCCAAAGGCATGGGCCGGCGTCTTTCGTGGGCGCAGGCCACCATTCACCGGCCGGAGCTCGTCATCCTGGATGAACCCATGTCGGGCCTTGACCCCGTGGGTTATAAGCTCATGATTCATCTGATCAACCAGCTCCGCGAACGCCGGACCAGCATCGTCCTTTGCACGCATGATATCTGGTCGATCAAGGACACCTGCGAGCAGGTTTACATCATGAAGAAAGGCCGACTCGTCTATTCGAGCCTTAACAATGAAACCGGATCACCGACGCAGAATCTGCAGCATTTCCTGGCCATTTCCGGCTGCTCCATCGAAACCCTCCGCGGCATGCAGGAATCAAGTCGCCTGCCCATGTGGGGTGATTTGAAAACCCAGGCTTACCGCACGGAGCTTTGGTTCAAGGATTACGCGGACGCTGTGAAATGGCTGCAGGCCTGTCTCGTCAAAGGTCTTCTGGTCGTGGACTTCCGCAAGTCATCGGGTCTGGATGAAGATCATCTGCTCAGTTTCTTCAGCGAGGACAAAAGCGCATGA
- a CDS encoding YggT family protein — MGAALLDGLAAVVSMFAQMIQLLVIASVIVSWVGDRSHPIVQMIYNITEPMYRPLRRLTSRIPGPFDWAPMGLLAIVILVQKVLEAMLRGAAARGM, encoded by the coding sequence ATGGGTGCTGCATTGTTGGACGGTTTGGCAGCAGTTGTTTCGATGTTTGCGCAGATGATACAGCTGCTGGTCATTGCTTCGGTTATTGTCAGCTGGGTTGGTGATCGGAGTCATCCGATCGTCCAGATGATCTATAATATCACCGAGCCGATGTATCGGCCCCTGCGCCGCCTGACATCCCGCATTCCTGGACCTTTTGATTGGGCTCCCATGGGGCTGCTCGCGATCGTCATTCTGGTGCAAAAAGTACTGGAAGCGATGCTGCGCGGTGCTGCGGCTCGCGGCATGTAA
- a CDS encoding M3 family metallopeptidase, producing the protein MVHENPLIGNSGLPQFDKIKPDHVRPAVDHVLERCESLLQKLEKNPEPEWNKLLVPLETIRRELHNTWSPIQHLIGVKNSPELREAYEASLPQIVSFSLRLSQSRAVYFGLKKMKDQASFASLSGAQKRIVEHLILNAKLSGIELEGAAQERFNEISQKLSQLQTTYSNNVLDATKEFELIIKDKKDLAGIPQNFLGMWAESYQASRPGEKATAEGGPWRVTLDFPSYIPFLKYGESRALREKLYRAYISRASSGTFDNTKNIYDILRLRREQSRLLGYQTYAEVSLAMKMAGDVPSVDRLLADLAKVSTHKAHEELNELRDFAQTLGLKGDLQNWDVYFYLEKMRQKKFDFTDDELRPYFPLPRVLNGLFELLHTLFGIKVVARTDNFPRWHPDVSFYDVFDDKNQKIAGFYLDPYSRPAEKRGGAWMDSCLDRGQHDGKTILPVAYLVCNGTPPVGNTPSLLSFDEVETLFHEFGHGLQHMLTRVNELEVAGINGIEWDAVELPSQFMENWCYQRNVIKNLTRHIQTGESLPDDLFRKIYEARTFNAANLMVRQLHFAMNDMELHHRFDPDGKVPVEEVSRRIAQKVCAIQPIAEDRSLCTFEHIFAGSYAAGYYSYKWAEVLSADAFSRFEEEGLDEKTIARVGRDFRETVLALGGSQHPMDVFTRFRGRPPKPDALLKHNGLTGS; encoded by the coding sequence ATGGTGCATGAAAATCCCCTGATCGGGAATAGTGGCCTTCCCCAATTTGATAAAATAAAACCAGACCATGTAAGACCAGCTGTGGATCACGTGCTGGAGCGCTGCGAGTCGCTCCTGCAGAAGCTGGAAAAAAATCCGGAGCCCGAGTGGAATAAACTGCTCGTACCTTTGGAAACGATTCGCCGCGAACTCCACAACACCTGGAGCCCGATTCAGCATCTGATCGGTGTGAAGAATTCCCCCGAGCTGCGCGAAGCTTATGAAGCGAGCCTGCCGCAGATCGTCAGCTTTTCGCTGCGTCTTTCGCAAAGCCGGGCGGTTTATTTCGGTCTGAAAAAGATGAAGGATCAGGCGTCCTTCGCATCGCTGTCTGGAGCGCAGAAAAGAATCGTCGAGCATCTGATTCTGAACGCCAAACTCTCCGGCATCGAGCTGGAAGGCGCCGCCCAGGAACGCTTCAACGAAATCAGTCAGAAGCTTTCGCAGCTGCAGACGACCTATTCCAATAACGTCCTGGATGCGACCAAGGAATTCGAACTCATCATCAAGGATAAAAAAGATCTCGCGGGCATTCCGCAGAACTTCCTTGGGATGTGGGCGGAAAGCTATCAGGCCAGCCGTCCCGGTGAAAAGGCGACCGCGGAAGGTGGACCCTGGCGCGTGACGCTCGATTTCCCGAGCTATATTCCCTTCCTGAAATACGGGGAATCCAGGGCTCTGCGCGAAAAACTCTATCGCGCCTATATCAGCCGCGCCTCATCGGGAACCTTCGATAATACGAAGAATATTTACGATATTCTGCGCCTCCGTCGGGAGCAGTCCCGCTTGCTCGGCTATCAGACCTATGCGGAAGTCAGTCTCGCCATGAAGATGGCCGGTGATGTTCCCTCGGTCGATCGCCTGCTCGCGGATCTCGCCAAGGTGTCGACGCATAAGGCTCATGAGGAACTGAATGAACTGCGGGACTTCGCCCAGACACTCGGTCTGAAGGGTGATCTTCAGAACTGGGATGTTTACTTCTACCTCGAAAAAATGCGCCAGAAGAAATTTGACTTCACCGATGACGAACTGCGGCCTTACTTCCCCTTGCCGCGCGTTCTGAACGGTCTTTTCGAACTGCTTCATACTCTCTTTGGCATCAAGGTCGTGGCCCGCACGGATAATTTCCCGCGCTGGCATCCCGATGTTTCGTTCTATGATGTCTTCGATGATAAGAATCAAAAAATCGCCGGATTCTATCTCGATCCCTATTCGCGGCCAGCCGAAAAACGCGGCGGGGCCTGGATGGATTCCTGCCTCGATCGCGGCCAGCATGACGGCAAAACCATTCTGCCTGTGGCTTACCTCGTGTGCAACGGCACGCCTCCGGTTGGCAATACCCCTTCGCTCCTCAGCTTTGATGAAGTGGAAACCCTTTTCCATGAGTTCGGCCATGGCCTTCAGCATATGCTGACTCGCGTCAACGAACTGGAAGTCGCGGGCATCAACGGGATCGAATGGGATGCTGTCGAACTTCCCAGTCAGTTCATGGAAAACTGGTGCTATCAGAGAAACGTGATCAAGAATCTGACGAGGCACATTCAAACCGGGGAATCCCTTCCGGATGATCTTTTCCGCAAGATCTACGAAGCCCGGACCTTCAATGCTGCAAACCTGATGGTCCGTCAGCTGCATTTCGCCATGAATGATATGGAGCTGCATCATCGCTTTGACCCGGACGGCAAGGTTCCCGTCGAGGAAGTGAGCCGGCGTATTGCTCAGAAAGTCTGCGCCATCCAGCCGATTGCCGAGGATCGCTCGCTCTGCACCTTCGAGCATATCTTCGCAGGTTCATACGCAGCCGGCTATTACAGCTACAAATGGGCCGAGGTTTTGAGCGCGGATGCCTTCAGCCGCTTTGAAGAGGAAGGCCTGGACGAAAAAACGATAGCCCGGGTCGGTCGTGATTTCCGGGAAACCGTTCTGGCGCTGGGCGGCAGTCAGCACCCCATGGACGTCTTCACAAGGTTCCGGGGCCGTCCCCCTAAGCCAGACGCCCTTTTGAAACACAATGGCTTGACAGGCAGCTGA
- a CDS encoding YggS family pyridoxal phosphate-dependent enzyme, translated as MESQAKKELEHRYHQVCSQIREHAGSRGAPTLLVVSKGHGPDPLRTLFSWGQTSFGENYAQELALKSEALKDLPIRWVFIGHLQSNKIRKIVSVSSEIQTVGSLKHAEQISRAARDFGKAPYPIWIEVNADQEEGKHGCPMSEVLSLAATLKANPDLHIRGLMAIPPSHYQDDDTPEVPPLYQELRMLADQVGDGQLSLGMSGDLGLSIRAGSNLVRIGTAILGPRQV; from the coding sequence ATGGAATCCCAAGCAAAGAAGGAACTGGAGCATCGCTATCACCAGGTGTGCAGCCAAATCCGTGAGCACGCGGGCTCCCGCGGCGCCCCCACGCTTTTGGTGGTCAGCAAGGGCCACGGCCCCGACCCACTCCGCACACTTTTTTCCTGGGGCCAGACTTCGTTCGGCGAGAATTACGCCCAGGAACTCGCCCTAAAAAGCGAGGCCCTGAAAGACCTTCCGATCCGTTGGGTTTTCATCGGCCACCTTCAATCCAATAAAATCCGCAAGATCGTCAGCGTGTCCAGCGAAATCCAGACCGTGGGTTCGCTGAAACACGCCGAGCAGATTTCACGGGCTGCACGGGATTTCGGGAAGGCACCCTATCCGATCTGGATCGAGGTGAACGCCGACCAGGAAGAGGGCAAGCATGGTTGTCCGATGAGCGAGGTCCTGAGTCTTGCTGCCACCTTGAAAGCCAACCCTGATCTGCACATCCGCGGGCTGATGGCCATCCCGCCCAGCCACTATCAGGATGACGATACCCCCGAGGTTCCGCCTCTCTATCAGGAACTCCGCATGCTCGCCGATCAGGTCGGGGACGGGCAACTCTCTCTTGGCATGTCAGGCGATCTGGGACTTTCCATTCGTGCCGGTTCGAATCTGGTTCGTATCGGAACCGCTATTCTTGGCCCACGTCAAGTCTGA
- the lpoB gene encoding penicillin-binding protein activator LpoB — MQREILKKQWSKGLQILALGLGLAACSPSFEGTYNDPAEAEIVDDKWSETDARKTATSLISQILSKPWLTEYVAKHNGQKPIVIVDEIANRTDEHIDTKALTEFMQDELINSGKVRFLNAEKRKQILEEIKYQNSGTTEAKTRKTLGKQIGADFMLSGAISNSVHSQDKGGLKTVTYQTALNFTDLETTEVVWSGKELIKKRFKRSGAGL, encoded by the coding sequence ATGCAAAGAGAGATTCTCAAGAAACAGTGGAGCAAAGGTCTGCAGATTCTGGCCCTGGGTTTGGGGCTGGCAGCCTGTTCTCCCAGTTTTGAAGGCACCTATAACGATCCCGCCGAGGCGGAAATCGTCGATGATAAATGGAGCGAGACGGACGCCCGTAAGACTGCGACTTCATTGATTTCTCAGATTCTGAGCAAGCCCTGGCTGACCGAATACGTGGCCAAGCACAACGGTCAGAAACCCATTGTGATCGTCGATGAGATTGCCAATCGGACCGATGAACACATTGATACCAAGGCTTTGACAGAATTTATGCAGGATGAGCTGATCAATTCCGGCAAAGTGCGCTTTCTGAATGCTGAAAAGCGCAAGCAGATCCTGGAAGAGATCAAATATCAAAACTCCGGCACCACCGAAGCCAAAACCCGCAAGACCCTTGGCAAACAGATCGGCGCTGACTTCATGCTGAGCGGCGCGATCTCCAATTCGGTGCATAGCCAGGATAAAGGCGGCCTGAAAACCGTGACCTATCAGACGGCTCTGAATTTCACCGACCTTGAGACCACGGAAGTCGTTTGGAGTGGCAAGGAACTGATCAAAAAACGCTTTAAAAGGTCAGGTGCAGGGCTTTGA
- a CDS encoding Glu/Leu/Phe/Val dehydrogenase dimerization domain-containing protein, whose translation MAIFEDLTTMGHEQVVFCHDKTTGLKAIIAIHDTTLGPALGGCRMWDYKSEEEALRDVLRLSRGMTYKNAVSGLNLGGGKSVIIGDPKKLKSEALFRTFGRFVDSLGGRYITAEDVNIRVSDIEQVALETAYVTGVSSRAGGSGDPSPVTAWGVYQGIKASVKYKLNKDSLKGVTVAIQGVGAVGSHLIEYLVNDGAKIYAADIDPEKVKANVKLYGAEAAQLHEIHKLNVDVFAPCALGGFLNDQTIPEIKAPIIAGAANNQLLDERVHGAMLKERGILYAPDYVINAGGVINVYQELCGYDAEIAKKKASGIYDTLLAIYKQADEQQITTNAASNVIAEQRIQSVKAMRDLRNTMDNQNWVHAVRGRGR comes from the coding sequence ATGGCTATTTTTGAAGATCTAACCACCATGGGTCACGAACAGGTTGTCTTCTGCCATGACAAAACTACAGGGCTGAAGGCGATTATCGCCATTCACGATACCACCCTGGGGCCCGCTCTTGGTGGTTGCCGTATGTGGGATTACAAGTCCGAAGAGGAAGCGCTGCGCGATGTGCTGCGTCTGTCCCGGGGTATGACCTATAAAAATGCTGTGTCGGGTTTGAATCTCGGCGGCGGCAAGTCGGTGATCATCGGCGATCCGAAAAAATTGAAAAGCGAAGCGCTGTTCCGGACCTTCGGACGCTTTGTGGATAGTCTCGGCGGTCGTTACATCACAGCGGAAGATGTGAACATCCGCGTGAGCGACATCGAGCAGGTGGCCCTTGAAACCGCTTACGTCACGGGCGTGAGTTCGCGCGCGGGCGGATCGGGTGATCCATCCCCTGTCACAGCCTGGGGCGTTTATCAGGGCATCAAAGCCTCGGTGAAATATAAGCTGAACAAAGACAGCCTCAAAGGCGTGACCGTTGCGATTCAAGGCGTGGGCGCAGTCGGCTCGCACCTGATCGAATACCTTGTGAATGACGGCGCGAAGATTTACGCGGCTGACATTGATCCGGAAAAAGTCAAAGCCAACGTCAAGCTCTACGGGGCGGAAGCGGCTCAGCTGCATGAGATTCATAAGCTGAACGTCGACGTCTTCGCACCCTGCGCGCTCGGCGGTTTCCTGAATGATCAAACCATTCCTGAAATCAAAGCGCCCATCATTGCCGGTGCCGCGAACAACCAGCTGCTGGATGAACGCGTTCACGGTGCGATGCTGAAGGAACGCGGCATTCTCTATGCGCCTGACTATGTGATCAACGCCGGCGGCGTGATCAACGTCTATCAGGAACTCTGCGGCTATGATGCTGAAATCGCCAAGAAGAAGGCCAGCGGCATCTACGATACGCTGCTGGCGATCTATAAGCAGGCGGATGAGCAGCAGATCACCACCAACGCGGCCTCGAATGTGATTGCGGAGCAGCGCATCCAATCGGTGAAAGCGATGCGGGATCTTCGCAATACGATGGATAATCAGAACTGGGTTCATGCGGTCCGCGGTCGCGGTCGCTAA